The genomic stretch CCAGCCCTCGCGGATCAGTGAAATGGTGCCATCAAAGTCGAAAATGGCGAATTGGATGTTGCCCCGGATAAAATCGGGATTGATAATTTCAATATTAGGATTTTTCAATGCGGTCATTTTGCTTCGTGTTTTTCCGTGAATAAATTGGGTTAAAAATTCAAATGGAGAGCCTCTTTGGCTCTCCATTTTTCTTGGTCCGTTTTATTTGATGATCTGAGAGACCCGGCCGGTTTCTTTATCCTGCAGGATGTATTTGTGGGTGCCATCCGGCATGATCTCATCCTTGATGAGGATATGCTTCTCATCATAATCCTTGGTGGTCTTGACCTTCTCATAGTGGCCGCCGCGCCAATCATCAATTTGGACGGGTTCCCATTTACCGGTTTCACCGGATTTATAGAGCGCGTCCAGGATGCAGTTGACAATATAGCCATCATAGAAGGTCTCGGTGGGTTCTTTATCCTCTTCCATCGAGTCGAACATGTCGTTGAACATTTCGATATAACCGAGAGAATCTTCCTCGTTGCCAACCGGGAAGAGCCAGCCTTTGTCTGCTTCAGATTTTTCAGCAACATAACCTTCAGCGCCGCCCGCTGTGAAGACCTCGAATCCAGTCCGTAGCCAGTGGTTTAGCCAGATGGTGCCTTCGGTGCCGGAGATTTCATCACGCAGATCCATGCCACCTCGGAAGGTCCAGGAGGCCTCGATCTGGGCCACAGCGCCATTCTCGAAGCGCACCAGGCCGATGGCGAAGTCTTCAGCGGCGATCGGATGCACGAGGGTGTCAATGTGTGCCAGCGCTTCCACAGGACGGACGTCTTTGCCGATGAAAGACCGGCAAATTTCCGCACAGTGGCAGCCCATGTCGATCAGTGCGCCGCCGCCAGCCTTTTCCTTATCGAAAAAGTGGGGGGAGTGCGGGCCGGGATGGGTCTCACGGGAACGTGCCCAGAGGATGCGGCCCAGCGCACCTTTATGGACATAATCCAGAGCCTTGAGAGTCTTGGGATTATAGACCAGGTCCTCAAGATAGCCATTGAAAACCCCGGCTTCTTCCACAGCTTCGAGGATTTCTTTGGCTTCCTTGCTGTTGCGGCCCAGCGGCTTGGTGCAGACTACGCCTTTGCCGGCTTTGGCAGCTTTGAGGATGGCCTCTTTATGCAGGAAGTTGGGCAGCGCCACCACGACCAGATCGGTCTCGGGGTCATTGATGGCCTCATCCATATCGCTGGTCCAGCGGGCGATGTTGAATTTCTTGGCGAATTCCTGTGCGGTTTCAGGAGTCCGGTTATAGACCACTGTGACAACATCTTTCGAGCGGCTGCGCTGGATGGTGTTTGTGTAGAAAGCACCGATAAAACCGGCGCCAATCATAGTGATTTTGTGCATTTTATCTCCTTATGGCATGTTTGTGGATGGCAAGTGTGTCAGGCCCGCAGGCTCTTATCGCGGCCATAAATGACCAGGATACCCAGCAGCAGTGAACCGAAAATGATCTGCTGGAGTGCCTGAGGGAGCTGCATGGTAGTGAGTAAGCTGGTGATCAATTGGATCACAATCGCACCAGCAATTGTGCCGAAATAGGACCCCTTACCGCCGGACATCTGCGTGCCACCAATGGCCACTGCGATAATTGAGGGGAATAAGTACTGGTTGCCAAGGTTCGGGCCGGCATTTTGGGTGTAGCCTACCAGTAGGAAGCCAGCGAAAGCGGCCATTGCACCCGCAATCACGTAGGTGAGAACGACCATCCGGGTCACCCGCACACCTGATAGACGGGCA from Chloroflexota bacterium encodes the following:
- a CDS encoding Gfo/Idh/MocA family oxidoreductase, whose product is MHKITMIGAGFIGAFYTNTIQRSRSKDVVTVVYNRTPETAQEFAKKFNIARWTSDMDEAINDPETDLVVVALPNFLHKEAILKAAKAGKGVVCTKPLGRNSKEAKEILEAVEEAGVFNGYLEDLVYNPKTLKALDYVHKGALGRILWARSRETHPGPHSPHFFDKEKAGGGALIDMGCHCAEICRSFIGKDVRPVEALAHIDTLVHPIAAEDFAIGLVRFENGAVAQIEASWTFRGGMDLRDEISGTEGTIWLNHWLRTGFEVFTAGGAEGYVAEKSEADKGWLFPVGNEEDSLGYIEMFNDMFDSMEEDKEPTETFYDGYIVNCILDALYKSGETGKWEPVQIDDWRGGHYEKVKTTKDYDEKHILIKDEIMPDGTHKYILQDKETGRVSQIIK